The segment aacaataaaatgtaaaactaaatactgtataacaggagtaactttttgaaatcaaagctccataggctatttgtgattcgttccaaaggtcaattaagcttttgatattaatataatctactttgttcaaaatgtaatgcctcatgcctgtaagcctaggttatagtcccattcttccacttgatactgcttccacttaagtaaactaaaagatgaactatcgactacaaaacaaagaatatttattatgatcggttcacagatctgagtccaaacggaaacttcacccttctgaactaagagtttctgcttcaaggtgaagtttaaacagactgaaatgtccacgctcattcctccactctttatttctgtatgtatttaagcgttacatgtcattttaacgggcactgagctccagatcctgcagccgcagacggtcgctgccccgctgtagcttctctccgtccgcctgccgccggcaaacttagtggaacttcccgccgatatcgacatacagttcgtcctggactacgtgtaagatcctaccggtCACCGctctgtctttggccggtccgatctggatcagcggggaccggcgcagcagcgaggcgaagctgtgtttctgcccgggggaagagacgctgcggccGGTGTTCCGGTTTAACTGGTTTTTGAATTAACTGGTGATATGTGTTGCTGCGGGCTGCACCGCTGCAGTAAACAATTCGGATCAATTCGCCTCTTTTTCACATTGATTTGAAAGCATTACGGTAGGAACGGGTTGCCGGGACAGTAGTTTATTTGGATCCGACAGATATACATGAACAAATGAGCCGTTTTTGTTACGAAAATATCACTCGTTGTCTGGCGAGTGTAACGCCGTGTGTCTCTACCACGGTCTCCGTAAACCACGGACACACCGATGATTTTAGATTATCTAGTGACATTCACGCTGTAGTTAGTTATTAAACGGTGTCCAAACTATAGGTAGGCCTATAACAAACAAGCTAACAACAAAGCAAACAACAAACCTGATATTTCACCTTTCCACACCTGCGCCTAATATCCAAATCGTTACAAAATGGGAGTTTGACCGTCCTGTCCAAATGTGATGAATGAGTAATAGTGTGTAGTGTAGACTACCATAGTGATGAGAATGATGCACGTCCGTagaattaaatataaaacacaatcaacGGGATAGAAGTTGTGTCACAAATTAATCAGGCATCAGTCGTTGCTATCGCCACAAACATTAGTGCGAACACCTCAGAAAGTATGTTTCACTTATCCCTGTATGAAAGCATCTCAAATCAACTTGAAGTCAGATTAATAACGGAATGATAGGCTACAAATATAACACTGATAACGGAAAAGTTTTGGAAAACACACTGACGTTTGCAGTAGCCAATTGTGAACAGGCATCGACACGGCCACCTACGTTGTCGGAGTTCGTTCTTGCAGCGGCATCACAAGTTAATTCAATAACAGAACAACATGGATTAAGTGTATGTTAAATTGTGATATCGCCAGTTGACATGGGCGTATATGTCTCTCATATGTTAACCTGTGTTAATTTAGACTAAGTGTCCAATATATGGATGGAAATCACAAAACCACTTCAgtggtgtgtagtgtagtggtaTAGATCATGTGTGAGTTAGGCTGTCAACTTTTTTGTCCATGACATCCAAGGTTCGAATCCCAGCTAGATCCCAGCGTTTTttcgttttattttatttcccgTTCATACAGTATGTCGTATTTGTGTGGATAATGCTTAAACGGACATGTATGTGTAGGTGCTACTGCAGTTGAGTTTTCTGACTAGTATATGAGAAAGCAGCCTTTAAAGATtacaaattcccacacattttgCATGACATTATGTGATagggtaaaaataaatatgattagcatgaaacttccccagctaattacttacattaagacataTATTTTTCCTACAATATATCATATCCCAGGTTGCTTACATTTTAGATACAGTGTTGTTTTAAAGTGTTTACTAATGTAAATTCACAAGTCGATCTGGGTGTCTCCGTGACTTGCAGTAAGATCGAGACACAGTCGCCAGACAACGGATGATATTTCGCAACGACAACGGCTAGTGTTCGCATGAATGTCTGTCGGGACCAGAATTAATGCTCAGCAACTCGTTTCTATCGTCAAGTTTCACAAGACACCgacaaatgaatgtaaaatagaGGCGAAGCTATAAGAATGTTTATTTCCTGGTTCGTCGGGAATGGGTCCTGAAAGGCCACACCCACACCACATCTGCCTCTATCACCAGTTAATTCAAAAACCAATTAAACCGAAACACCGGCCAcggggctctccgcctcccgctgccgccggagctcagattgctggtcgaaggcggcatatataatcataaaacacattgtcaccggTTAAATGTGCTGCCATGGTTCCCTGCTGGTATCCACTGGTACTGCCATGGTTCCCTGCTGGTATCCACTGGTGCTGCCATGGTTCCCTGCTGGTATCCACTGGTGCTGCCATGGTTCCCTGCTGGTATCCACTGGTACTGCCATGGTTCCCTGCTGGTATCCACTGGTACTGCCATCTACTTACATAATGTTCCCTTGTATCACTGGTGCTCCATTTCCCTACTGTCCACTGGTAGATTCCTGCTGGTATCACTGGTATGCCATGGTTCCTGCTGGTATCCACTGGTACTGCCATGGTTCCCTGCTGGTATCCACTGGTGCTGCCATGGTTCCCTACTGGCATCCACTGGTACTGCCATGGTTCCCTGCTGGTATCCACTGGTACTGCCATGGTTCCCTGCTGGTATCCACTGGTACTGCCATGGTTCCCTACTGGTATCCACTGGTACTGCCATGGTTCCCTGCTGGTATCCACTGGTGCTGCCATGGTTCCCTACTGGCATCCACTGGTACTGCCATGGTTCCCTACTGGTATCCACTGGTACTGCCATGGTTCCCTACTGGTATCCACTGGTACTGCCATGGTTCCCTGCTGGTATCCACTGGTGCTGTCATGGTTCCCTACTGGCATCCACTGGTACTGCCATGGTTCCCTGCTGGTATCCACTGGTACTGCCATGGTTCCCTGCTGGTATCCACTGGTGCTGCCATGGTTCCCTACTGGCATCCACTGGTACTGCCATGGTTCCCTACTGGTATCCACTGGTACTGCCATGGTTCCCTGCTGGTATCCACTGGTGCTGCCATGGTTCCCTACTGGCATCCACTGGTACTGCCATGGTTCCCTGCTGGCATCCACTGGTGCTGCCATGGTTCCCTACTGGTATCCACTGGTGCTGCCATGGTTCCCTACTGGTATCCACTGGTACTGCCATGGTTCCCTACTGGTATCCACTGGTACTGCCATGGTTCCCTGCTGGTATCCACTGGTGCTGCCATGGTTCCCTGCTGGTATCCACTGGTGCTGCCATGGTTCCCTGCTGGTATCCACTGGTACTGCCATGGTTCCCTGCTGGTATCCACTGGTACTGCCATGGTTCCCTGCTGGTATCCACTGGTGCTGCCATGGTTCCCTACTGGCATCCACTGGTACTGCCATGGTTCCCTGCTGGTATCCACTGGTACTGCCATGGTTCCCTGCTGGTATCCACTGGTACTGCCATGGTTCCCTACTGGTATCCACTGGTACTGCCATGGTTCCCTGCTGGTATCCACTGGTACTGCCATGGTTCCCTACTGGCATCCACTGGTACTGCCATGGTTCCCTACTGGTATCCACTGGTACTGCCATGGTTCCTACTGGTATCCACTGGTACTGCCATGGTTCCCTGCTGGTATCCACTGGTGCTGTCATGGTTCCCTACTGGCATCCACTGGTACTGCCATGGTTCCCTGCTGGTATCCACTGGTACTGCCATGGTTCCCTGCTGGTATCCACTGGTGCTGCCATGGTTCCCTACTGGCATCCACTGGTACTGCCATGGTTCCCTACTGGTATCCACTGGTACTGCCATGGTTCCCTGCTGGTATCCACTGGTGCTGCCATGGTTCCCTACTGGCATCCACTGGTACTGCCATGGTTCCCTGCTGGCATCCACTGGTGCTGCCATGGTTCCCTACTGGTATCCACTGGTGCTGCCATGGTTCCCTACTGGTATCCACTGGTACTGCCATGGTTCCCTACTGGCATCCACTGGTACTGCCATGGTTCCCTGCTGGTATCCACTGGTGCTGCCATGGTTCCCTGCTGGTATCCACTGGTGCTGCCATGGTTCCCTACTGGTATCCACTGGTACTGCCATGGTTCCCTGCTGGTATCCACTGGTACTGCCATGGTTCCCTGCTGGTATCCACTGGTACTGCCATGGTTCCCTGCTGGTATCCACTGGTACTGCCATGGTTCCCTACTGGCATCCACTGGTACTGCCATGGTTCCCTGCTGGTATCCACTGGTGCTGCCATGGTTCCCTGCTGGTATCCACTGGTGCTGCCATGGTTCCCTACTGGTATCCACTGGTACTGCCATGGTTCCCTGCTGGTATCCACTGGTACTGCCATGGTTCCCTACTGGTATCCACTGGTACTGCCATGGTTCCTTGCTGGTATCCACTGGTACCGCCATGGTTCCCTGCTGGTATCCACTGGTGCTGTCATGGTTCCCGTGCATCCACTGGTACTGCATGGTTCCCTGCTGGTATCCACTGGTACTGCCATGGTTCCCCGCTGGTATCCACTGGTGCTGCCATGGTTCCCTACTGGCATCCACTGGTACCGCCATGGTTCCCTACTGGTATCCACTGGTACTGCCATGGTTCCCTGCTGGTATCCACTGGTGCTGCGCATGGTTCCCTACTGGCATCCACTGGTACTGCCATGGTCCCCTGCTGGCATCCACTGGTGCTGCTGGGTCCCTTACTGGTATCCACTGGTGCTGCCATGGTTCCCTACTGGTATCCACTGGTACTGCCATGGTTCCCTACTGGCATCCACTGGTACTGCCATGGTTCCCTGCTGGTTATCCACCGGTGCTGCCATGGTTCCTGCGTTGGTATCCACTGGTGCTGCCATGGTTCCCTACTGGTATCCACTGGTACTGCCATGGTTCCCTGCTGGTATCCACTGGTACCGCCATGGTTCCCTGCTGGTATCCACTGGTACTGCCATGGTTCCCTGCTGGTATCCACTGGTACTGCCATGGTTCCCTACTGGCATCCACTGGTACTGCCATGGTTCCCCTGCTGGTATCCACGGTGGTGCCATGGTCCCCTGCTGTATCCACTGGTGCTGCCATGGTTCCCTACTGGTATCCACTGGTACTGCCATGGTTCCCTGCTGGTATCCACTGGTACTGCCATGGTTCCCTCCTGGTATCCACTGGTACTGCCATGGTTCCCTGCTGGTATCCACTGGTACTGCCATGGTTCCCTGCTGGTATCCACTGGTACTGTGATGGTTCCCTGCTGGTATCCACTGGTACTGCCATGGTTCCCTGCTGGTATCCACTGGTACTGTGATGGTTCCCTGCTGGTATCCACTGGTACTGCCATGGTTCCCTGATGTCATCAGGGACAGACTTTAGAGATAGGCATGGCCTCTGACTTATCCCAGTTCATTGGGTAGCCATGTCTCATTAATTtcattattgtgtgtgtctgtgtgtgtctgtgtgtgtgtgtctgtgtgtgtgtgtgtgtgtgtgtgtgtgtgtgtgtgtctgtgtgtgtgtgtgtctctgtgtctctgtgtgtgtgtatgtgtgtgtctctgtgtgtgtgtctgtgttttgtgtgtgtgtgtgtgtctgtgtgtctgtgtgtgtatgtgtgtgtctgtgtgtgtgtgtgtctctgtgtgtgtatgtgtgtgtctgtgtgtgtgtgtgtgtatgtgtgtgtgtgtgtgtgtgtgtgtgtctctatgtgtgtgtgtgtgtgtgtgtctgtgtgtgtgtgtgtgtgtgtgtgtgtgtgtgtgtgtgtgtgtgtgtagatgggATCTATCAGTACATGAAGAAGCAGACGGGTCCAGACTCTGTTCAGCTGCAGACCGAAGAAGACCTCCAGACCTTCATCAACAACTACGACTCCAGTATCGTAGGtacgaccacacacacacacacacacacacagacacacacacacacacacacacacacacacacacacacacacacacacacacaacacacacacatacacacacacacaaacacacacacacacacacacacacacacacacaaacatacacacacacacacacacacacacagaacacatacacacacacacacagacacacacacacacacacacacacacacacacaacacacacatacacacacacaacacaaacacaaacacacacacacacacacacacacacacaacacaaacacacacacacacacacacaacacacacatcacacacacacacacaaaacacagaccacatacacatacacacacacacacacacacacacaaccacacacacacaacaaacacacacacaaacaacacacaacatcacacaaaaacccaccacacacaacacacacacacatacacacacaggagcatAGCTTTGCACACATTGACATTTGTTACTGCTTTGTCTCATATTAATTTGATTCTcacatggtgtgtgtctgtcctgctgtgtgggtgtgtgtgtgtgtgggtgtgtgtgtgtgtgtgtgtgtctctgtgtgtgtgtgtgtgtgtgtgtgtgtgtgtgtgtcctgtgtgtgtgtgtgtgttctgtgtgtgtgtgtgtgtgtgtgtgtgtgtgtgtgtgtgtgcacgcctgtgtgtgtgtgtatctgtctatgtgtatgtgtgtgtgttctggtgtgtgttgtgggtgtatgtgtgtgtgtgtgtgtgtgtgtgtctgtgtgtgtgtgtgtctgtctctgtgtgtgtgtgtgtgttgtgtgtagcgctgtgtgtgtgtgtgtgtgtgtgtgtgtgtttcccaggTGTGTTTGCAGGTACAGACAGCTCTCACCTGTCAGAGTTTCTGAGAGCTGCAGCTCTGCTCAGAGAACAGTTCAGATTCGCTCACACTGTTGATCTGAAGCTGGGAGACAAGTATGGAGTTACCTCTGAGGagtacacaaatacacacacacacacacacacacacacacacagacacacacacacacacacagacacagagagacacagagacacacagacacacaaaacaacacacacaacaaacacacacaacagagacacgagacacacaacaacacacaagacacagagacacaaacacacaacaacaacaaaaacacacacacacacagacacacaacaacacaaagacacacacaacaacacaacaacaacacagagacacagagacacaacaaccacaacacacacaaacaacacacaacacacacacacacacacacacaatacacaacacaaacaacacaaaacacacagagacacagagacacacacacacacagacacacacacacacacacacacaacacagagacacagagacacacacaacacacagacacaaacaaacacagagacacagagacacacacacacacacagacacaacacacaaacacacacacacacacacacacacacacagacacaccacacacacacacacacacacacacacacagacacacacacacacaccacacagagacagagacacacacacacacacacacacacacacacacagacacacacacacagacacacagagacaaacacacacacacaacacacacagacagacacacaagacacacagacaaacaacatgacacacagacacacacacacacacacacacacacacacagtaacacacacacacacacacacacgacacacacacacacacacagccacacacacacacacacacacagagccacaacacacacacacacacacacacacacaacacacacacacacacacacacacacagacacacacacacaacacacacacactaaacacacacacacacacacacacccacacacacacacacaaagacacacacacacacacacacagaccacagaaaaaacacacacacacacacacacagacacacacacacacacacacacacacacacacaaaacaatattttattatttttaatctttttaactcttaaaaaaatatcttttacacagacacacacacacacacacacacacacacacacacacacatcacacagaaaccaaccccaaaaaaagaaaaggaaaaggaatgtctagttgtgtgtgtgtgtgtgtgtgtgtgtgtgtctgtgttcgtgtgtgtgtgtgtgtgtgtgtgtggggtgtgtgtggtgtgtggtgtgcgtgtgtgtgtgtgtgtgtgtgtgtgtgtgtgtgtgtgtgttgtgtgtcgtgtgtgttgtgtgtgtgtgtgtgtgtgtctgtgtgtggtgtgtgtgtgtgtgtgtgtgtgtgtgtgggttctgtgtgctgtgtgtgtgtgtgtgtgtgtgtgtgtgtgtgccctgtgtgtctgtgtgtgtgtgtgtggtgtgtgtgtgtgtgtgtgtcccgtgtggctgtgtgtgtgtgtgtgtgtgtgtgtgtgtgtgtgtgtgtgtgtctgtgtgtgtgtgtgtgtgtcctggtgtgtgtgtgtgtgtgttgtgtgtgtgtgtgtgtgtgtgtgtgtctgtgtggtctgtgtgtgtgtgtgtgtgtgtgtcctgtgtgtgtgtgtgtgtgtgtgttgtgccctgtgtgtgtgtgtgtgtgtgtgtgtgtgtgtgtgtgtgtgtgtgtgtgttctgtgtgtgtgtgtgtgtgtgtgtgtgtgtgtgtgtgtgtgtgtgtgtgtgtgtgtgtgtgtgtgtgtgtgtgtgtgtctctgtgtgtctgtgtgtgtgtgtgtgtgtgtgtctccaggtgTGTGCTGCTGTTCCACCCCCCCAGGTTAACCAGTACCTTTGAGGATAGCGTCGTTGTGTTCAGAGATCACCTGACCATCGGCTCGCTGAGACGCTTCATCAGAGATCACATGTGAGAGTTCCACTagctacctgtctgtctgcagtaacctgtctgtctgccgtaactacctgtctgtctgcagtaactacctgtctgtctgtctgcagtaactacctgtctgtctgtctattggtctctctctctgtctgtttagtGCTTGTGTTGTCCAggcctacctgtctgtctgcagtaagctgtcagtctgtctgcagtAACTACCTGTCTATCTGcagtaacctgtctgtctgcattaactacctgtctgtctgcagtaactacctgcctgtctgtctgcagtatctacctgcctgtctgtctgcagtaactacctgtctgtctgtctgcagtaactacctgtctgtctgtctgtctgtagtaactacctgcctgtctgtttgtAGTAActacctgcctgtctgtttgtAGTAACTACCTGCCTGTCTATCTGCAGTAACtacctccctgtctgtctgcagtaaCTACCTGTCTACCTGCAGTAACTacatgtatgtctgtctgtctgcagtaaCTACCTGTCTGTCAGCAGTAACTACCTGTCTATCTGCAGtaactacctgtctgtctgcctgtctgtctgcagtaaCGGTCTGTGTCCTCACATGACGATGGAGAACAGAGATCGTCTGAGAGTTCGAGATCTTCTGACGGCGTTCTACGACCTCGACTATCATCACAACATCCGGGGCTCCAACTACTGGAGGAACAGGTACACATCTGGAACACCTGGGGCGACAGGTACACATCTGGAACACCTGGGGGAACAGGTACACATCTGGAACACCTGGGGGGACAGGTACACATCTGGAACACCTGGGGGGACAGCTACACATCTGGTAAACACCTGGGGGAACAGGTACACATCTGGAACACCTGGGGGGACAGGTACACATCTGGTAAACACCTGGAGGAACAGGTACACATCTGGAACACCTGGGGGAACAGGTACACATCTGGAACACCTGGGGGGACAGGTACACATCTGGAACACCTGGGGGGACAGCTACACATCTGGTAAACACCTGGGGGAACAGGTACACATCTGGAACACCTGGGGGGACAGGTACACATCTGGTAAACACCTGGAGGAACAGGTACACATCTGGAACACCTGGGGGAACAGGTACACATCTGGAACACCTGGGGGGACAGGTACACATCTGGAACACCTGGGGGGACAGGTACACTTCTCGGGGAACAGGTACACATCTGGGGGGACAGGTACACTTCTCGGGGAACAGGTACACATCTGGGGGGACAGGTACACATCTGGAACACCTGGGGGGACAGGTACACATCTGGAACACCTGGGGGGACAGGTACACATCTGGAACACCTGGGGGAACAGGTACACATCTGGAACACCTGGGGGGACAGGTACACATCTGGTAAACACCTGGGGGAACAGGTACACATCTGGTAAACACCTGGAGGAACAGGTACACATCTGGAACACCTGGGGGGACAGGTACACATCTGGAACACCTGGGGGGACAGGTAAACTTCTCGGGGAACAGGTAGACATCTGGTAAACATCTCGGGGACAGGTACACATCTGGGGGAACAGGTAAATATCTGGTAGACATCTGGGGGAACAGGTAAATATCTGGTAGACATCTGGGGGAACAGGTAAACATGTGGGGGAACAGGTAAACATGTGGGGGAACAGGTAAACATCTGGGGGAACAGGTTAACATCTGAGGAACAGGGAGACATCTGGGGGAACAGGTAAACATCTGGGGGAAAGGTAAACATCTGGGGGAACAGGGAGACATCTGGTAAACATCTGGGGGAACAGGTAAACATCTGGGGGAACAGGTAAACATCTGGGGGAACAGGTAAACATCTGGGGGAACAGGTAGACATCTGGGGGAACAGGTACACATCTGGGGGAAGAGGTAAACATCTGGGGGAACAGGTAAACATCTCTGATTGGCCGTCACATGACCTATGTGGTTATAAAACCTCTGAGCATCCTGTTGTTTACTGCAGAGAGTTTCTGtagttaagccccgccccctctgTGTCTCGTTGCCAGGGTGATGAAGATAGCGTCTAAGTTTTCTGGGCGGGGCTTGGCGTTTTCGGTAGCCAATAAGAAAGACTTCCTGTCTGAGCTGGAGGAAGACTTCGGCCTCGGGACGTCCGACGGAGGAGAACTTCCCTTCGTCACGATCCGGACCAAACTGGGCCACAAGTACACCATGAGGGAGGAGTTCACGTAGGTACCCGGGCCCAACCAGGCCCAACCAGGCCCAACCAGGCTAAATATATCACACCATGAGGGAGGAGTTCACGTAGGTACCCGGGCCCAACCAGGCCCAACCAGGCTAAATATATCACACCATGGGGGAGCAGTTCACGTAGGTACCCGGGCCCAACCAGGCCCACCAGGCCCAACCAGGCTAAATATATCACACCATGAGGGAGGAGTTCACGTAGGTACCCGGGCCCAACCAGGCCCAACCAGGCTAAATGTATAGATATAATATCACACCATGAGGGAGGAGTTCACGTAGGTACCCAGGCCCAAACAGGCCCAAACAGGCCCAACCAGGctaaatatatagatataattTAAGACCTTCTGcagtttttttctcatttcttaTTTAATTATGAGGACCAATtagtttttgtgactttttatgcACTGAGCAAGAGAGGTTGTTGATGcaccaaaaataaaaaggtgtctgtgtgtgtgagtgtgtgtgtgtgtgtgtgtgtgtgtgtgtgtgtgtgtgtgtgtgtgtgtgtgtgtgtgtgtgtgtatatatgtgtgtgtgtgtctctgtgtgtttgtgtgtttatctgtgtgtgtgtgtgtgtttcaggaggGATGGTCAGTCCTTGGAGAGGTTTCTAGAAGATTACTTTGCAGGTCGACTCAAACGTTACATAAAGTCTGAAGCGATACCGGAGAgaaatgctgctgctgtcaagGTGAGACTCTAGGGGGTTGTGTCATTGCACACAGGGTACTCTCTAGGGCCTTCATGGGAGTATTTTCTAGGGGTATGGGAGGTTTTTCTAGGGGTATCAGAGGTACTTTCTAGGGGTATCTGAGGTGTGCTTTCTAGGGGTATCAGGGGTACTTTCTAGGGGGTATCAGGGGTACTTTCTAGGGGGTATGGGAGGTATTTTCTAGGGGGTATCGGAGGTACTTTCTAGGGGGTATCATAGGTATTTTCTAGGGGGTATCTGAGGTGTTTTCTAGGGTTTATGGGAGGTATTTTCTAGGGGTATGGGAGGTGTTTTCTAGGGGGTATCAGAGGTACTTTCTAGGGGGTATCGGAGGTGTTTTCTAGGGTGTATGGGAGGTATTTTCTAGGGGGTATAGGAGGTGTTTTCTAGGGGGTATAGGGAGGTGTTTTCTAGGGGGTATAGGAGGTATGTACTAGGGGGTATAGGAGGTATTTTCTAGGGGGTATAGGAGGTGTTTTCTAGGGGGTATAGGAGGTATTTTCTAGGGGGTATAGGAGGTATTTTCTAGGGGGTATAGGAGGTGTTTTCTAGGGGGTATAGGAGGTATTTTCTAGGGGGTATAGTAGGTGTTTTCTAGGGGTATCGGAGGTACTTTCTGTGCTATAACCTTTGACCCGTGTGGCGTGCGGCAGGTCGTGGTTGCCGAGTCTTTTGACGAAGTCGTCAACA is part of the Perca fluviatilis unplaced genomic scaffold, GENO_Pfluv_1.0 PFLUV_unplaced_scaf_44, whole genome shotgun sequence genome and harbors:
- the pdia8 gene encoding protein disulfide isomerase family A, member 8; its protein translation is MAAAVTLALLACFPAAVLSRRDVLELGDADFDYLATEHETMLVKFYAPWCGHCKKLSPDFEKAATRLKGTVQLAKVDCTAHSETCGRFGVSGYPTLKIFRNGKESSPYDGPRSADGIYQYMKKQTGPDSVQLQTEEDLQTFINNYDSSIVGVFAGTDSSHLSEFLRAAALLREQFRFAHTVDLKLGDKYGVTSECVLLFHPPRLTSTFEDSVVVFRDHLTIGSLRRFIRDHINGLCPHMTMENRDRLRVRDLLTAFYDLDYHHNIRGSNYWRNRVMKIASKFSGRGLAFSVANKKDFLSELEEDFGLGTSDGGELPFVTIRTKLGHKYTMREEFTRDGQSLERFLEDYFAGRLKRYIKSEAIPERNAAAVKVVVAESFDEVVNNPEKDVLIQFYSRSCPHCKKLEPVYRELAETLISDPNIVIAKMNAADNDIPLGYDVQGYPTIYFAPARRKDEPIRYEGGRELKDFLKFLQSEESFSLASGAAKDEL